One Ananas comosus cultivar F153 linkage group 23, ASM154086v1, whole genome shotgun sequence genomic window carries:
- the LOC109727937 gene encoding serotonin N-acetyltransferase 1, chloroplastic gives MLSSATFASSSMCQIRPMTCHFEKRDQLLTHRVYFGLRQANRREKSWSLKAGFWDSIKSGFLKNNNTTEIIEPPSAPTEEEEEPMPEEIVLIERTEPDGTFEQIIFSLSGDVDVYDLQALCDKVGWPRRPLTKVAASLRNSYLVATLHSKTKSSGTEGDGRKQLIGMARATSDHAFNATIWDVLVDPSYQGQGLGKALVEQLIRALLQRDIGNITLFADNKVVDFYKNLGFEADPEGIKGMFWYPRY, from the exons GTGTCAGATTCGTCCAATGACATGTCATTTTGAAAAGCGAGATCAGCTTTTAACTCATAGAGTGTACTTTGGGCTGCGACAAG CAAACAGAAGGGAGAAGAGTTGGTCCTTGAAGGCCGGATTTTGGGATTCCATCAAATCTGG TTTCTTGAAGAATAACAACACGACAGAGATAATTGAGCCACCCTCAGCACCAacagaagaagaggaagagccCATGCCTGAGGAAATCGTTCTTATCGAAAGAACTGAACCTGATGGAACATTTGAACagattatattttctttatctGGAGATGTAGATGTATACGATCTTCAAGCTTTATGTGACAAG GTGGGCTGGCCTCGAAGACCACTCACAAAAGTAGCGGCATCTTTAAGAAATAGCTACTTAGTCGCTACATTGCATTCAAAAACAAAATCTTCAGGCACAG AAGGAGATGGTCGGAAGCAACTTATTGGCATGGCTCGCGCTACTTCAGACCATGCTTTTAATGCTACAATATGGGATGTCCTCGTCGATCCTTCCTATCAG GGCCAGGGACTCGGTAAAGCACTCGTAGAACAGCTAATTCGAGCATTGCTCCAAAGGGATATTGGCAATATAACATTGTTTGCAGACAATAAAG TTGTTGATTTCTACAAGAACTTGGGATTTGAAGCCGACCCAGAAGGCATTAAGGGCATGTTCTGGTACCCGAGATACTAG